The Oryzias melastigma strain HK-1 unplaced genomic scaffold, ASM292280v2 sc00254, whole genome shotgun sequence genome includes a region encoding these proteins:
- the LOC112142308 gene encoding uncharacterized protein LOC112142308 isoform X1: MNLESSSSQETFAEDTESSGSTVILERSTPESRGSPEANDVDEEPETPDSRQNQARHYKVLQELYKSRPTLNKKDVAQLLDLEYQARRAYIDSDVMKEQDRPTKILQAYPCFRDLDHIMDELHRILNLGNPHFISELKNRWRIFFEKAQFYGVFKKVLKPPMGDKVNQTIALMKALPEMFPSPVTPPKKLGHSSEVMLHILEVRCLCIDMRDIYLIIVFIFGIVFLFLFQPAEYPNTFLHSRPLFSPVVIVCDTNCILAIGTMPVLIFPKEDIFDSVMYVMACYYTFHLTYPKCIATLISVLQIEVLMDAIHARDMTSSYKKATAEWKKFTE, translated from the exons ATGAACCTtgaaagcagcagcagtcaAGAGACATTTGCTGAGGACACAGAGTCAAGTGGCTCAACTGTGATCTTGGAAAGATCCACCCCAGAATCAAGAGGCAGCCCAGAGGCTAATGACGTGGATG AAGAACCTGAAACACCTGACAGCCGACAGAACCAGGCAAGACATTACAAAGTTCTGCAAGAGTTATACAAGTCCAGGCCCACACTCAACAAGAAGGATGTCGCCCAGCTGTTGGACCTTGAATACCAAGCGAGACGGGCTTACATTGACTCTGATGTTATGAAGGAACAGGACAGACCCACCAAAATTCTACAAGCTTATCCCTGCTTCAGAGATCTGGATCAT ATAATGGATGAACTTCATCGAATCCTCAATCTAGGAAACCCCCACTTCATCTCAGAACTAAAGAATCGCTGGAGGATCTTTTTTGAGAAGGCCCAGTTTTATGGAGTTTTCAAAAAAGTGCTGAAGCCTCCAATGGGAGATAAAG tcAACCAAACTATTGCCTTGATGAAGGCCTTGCCAGAGATGTTCCCATCACCTGTCACTCCACCCAAGAAGCTAGGACATTCAAGTGAGGTGATGCTTCACATTCTTGAGGTAAGATGTCTATGCATAGACATGCGTGATATATACTTGatcatagtttttatttttggcatcgtttttctttttctgtttcagccTGCAGAATACCCCAACACTTTTCTTCACTCAAGACCACTCTTCAGTCCTGTGGTGATTGTCTGTGACACCAACTGCATACTGGCCATTGGAACCATGCCCGTGCTGATCTTCCCAAAGGAGGACATATTTGACAGTGTAATGTATGTCATGGCATGTTACTATACCTTTCATCTGACATATCCCAAGTGCATCGCTACACTGATATCGGTGCTGCAGATAGAAGTCCTTATGGATGCTATCCATGCTCGGGACATGACTTCCTCTTACAAAAAAGCTACGGCAGAGTGGAAGAAGTTTACTGAATAG
- the LOC112142308 gene encoding uncharacterized protein LOC112142308 isoform X2, with translation MNLESSSSQETFAEDTESSGSTVILERSTPESRGSPEANDVDEEPETPDSRQNQARHYKVLQELYKSRPTLNKKDVAQLLDLEYQARRAYIDSDVMKEQDRPTKILQAYPCFRDLDHIMDELHRILNLGNPHFISELKNRWRIFFEKAQFYGVFKKVLKPPMGDKVNQTIALMKALPEMFPSPVTPPKKLGHSSEVMLHILEPAEYPNTFLHSRPLFSPVVIVCDTNCILAIGTMPVLIFPKEDIFDSVMYVMACYYTFHLTYPKCIATLISVLQIEVLMDAIHARDMTSSYKKATAEWKKFTE, from the exons ATGAACCTtgaaagcagcagcagtcaAGAGACATTTGCTGAGGACACAGAGTCAAGTGGCTCAACTGTGATCTTGGAAAGATCCACCCCAGAATCAAGAGGCAGCCCAGAGGCTAATGACGTGGATG AAGAACCTGAAACACCTGACAGCCGACAGAACCAGGCAAGACATTACAAAGTTCTGCAAGAGTTATACAAGTCCAGGCCCACACTCAACAAGAAGGATGTCGCCCAGCTGTTGGACCTTGAATACCAAGCGAGACGGGCTTACATTGACTCTGATGTTATGAAGGAACAGGACAGACCCACCAAAATTCTACAAGCTTATCCCTGCTTCAGAGATCTGGATCAT ATAATGGATGAACTTCATCGAATCCTCAATCTAGGAAACCCCCACTTCATCTCAGAACTAAAGAATCGCTGGAGGATCTTTTTTGAGAAGGCCCAGTTTTATGGAGTTTTCAAAAAAGTGCTGAAGCCTCCAATGGGAGATAAAG tcAACCAAACTATTGCCTTGATGAAGGCCTTGCCAGAGATGTTCCCATCACCTGTCACTCCACCCAAGAAGCTAGGACATTCAAGTGAGGTGATGCTTCACATTCTTGAG ccTGCAGAATACCCCAACACTTTTCTTCACTCAAGACCACTCTTCAGTCCTGTGGTGATTGTCTGTGACACCAACTGCATACTGGCCATTGGAACCATGCCCGTGCTGATCTTCCCAAAGGAGGACATATTTGACAGTGTAATGTATGTCATGGCATGTTACTATACCTTTCATCTGACATATCCCAAGTGCATCGCTACACTGATATCGGTGCTGCAGATAGAAGTCCTTATGGATGCTATCCATGCTCGGGACATGACTTCCTCTTACAAAAAAGCTACGGCAGAGTGGAAGAAGTTTACTGAATAG